The Bdellovibrio sp. ArHS genome has a window encoding:
- a CDS encoding HAD-IIIA family hydrolase, which produces MMQWETLIRETVQLGGQLVFLSDKAPADQDKYFEALRTHFNYGISFVKRSVADFQSAIFRTRAADLVLFFDTQVEFIDSLNSVLQGQRLVLAKGSFVKTPFVDFVWSGVSLKEWTQVLESLKQNWQQTAGLPQYSEALQSPCLFLDRDDVVVKNVPYNKAADKVQLLPGIGELINSAHSKGYWVALVTNQSGLGRGWISWKEYQAVHQQMLSLLAAQGAWIDECVWSGFIEEGAPVGNLYASLRKPRAGMLQMVHEKLHVRMENSILVGDSASDIIAGFSAGVGRLYLLSSDKLNKEKESLEAFKRQDPRLQYEWAQNFSDVIL; this is translated from the coding sequence ATGATGCAGTGGGAGACTCTGATTCGGGAAACTGTTCAACTGGGCGGCCAGTTGGTTTTTCTGAGCGATAAAGCTCCTGCCGATCAAGATAAGTACTTCGAGGCACTCCGAACTCATTTTAATTATGGGATTTCTTTTGTGAAGCGTTCGGTGGCGGACTTTCAGTCTGCGATCTTTCGCACCAGAGCCGCGGACCTGGTTTTATTTTTCGACACACAGGTCGAGTTTATCGATTCGTTGAACTCAGTCCTTCAGGGCCAACGCTTGGTTCTGGCCAAGGGGTCTTTTGTTAAAACACCCTTTGTTGATTTCGTCTGGTCTGGGGTCAGTCTTAAAGAGTGGACGCAAGTTCTTGAAAGCTTAAAGCAGAATTGGCAGCAGACAGCGGGCTTACCTCAGTACTCGGAGGCGCTGCAGTCTCCGTGTTTATTTTTGGATCGAGACGATGTCGTCGTTAAAAATGTTCCCTACAACAAAGCGGCGGATAAAGTGCAACTGCTGCCCGGAATTGGGGAGCTGATTAACTCTGCTCATAGCAAAGGGTACTGGGTGGCTCTGGTCACGAATCAGTCTGGGTTGGGGCGTGGCTGGATTTCCTGGAAAGAATATCAAGCTGTCCATCAGCAGATGCTTTCTTTATTAGCGGCACAAGGTGCTTGGATTGATGAATGTGTGTGGTCCGGGTTTATTGAAGAAGGCGCCCCTGTGGGAAATCTGTATGCCAGTCTTCGCAAGCCGCGTGCGGGAATGCTGCAAATGGTGCATGAGAAACTTCACGTTAGAATGGAAAATTCTATCCTTGTGGGGGACAGTGCTTCGGACATCATCGCGGGATTTTCAGCTGGCGTGGGGCGTCTGTATTTGCTGTCATCCGATAAGCTCAACAAGGAAAAAGAAAGTCTGGAAGCCTTCAAGAGACAAGACCCACGTCTTCAGTACGAGTGGGCACAGAACTTTTCCGATGTGATTTTGTAG
- a CDS encoding TIGR03546 family protein: protein MTLLLKQIFNFLKLLNSDTGTNQLAVGLSLGLILGFSPVLSIQTLIVFFLIFVFRVQIGAAFISAFFFKFVAFLFDYPAHLLGKAVLETESLRPLFTSMYNMPFVPMTRFNNSIVMGSMIVSILLLPFAFVAFKILINKYRATVVARFKNTKFWKAFAATKFYNWYLKYDELYG from the coding sequence ATGACTCTCTTACTGAAGCAGATTTTCAACTTTTTAAAGCTCCTGAATTCAGACACAGGAACCAATCAATTGGCTGTGGGACTTTCTTTGGGATTGATACTGGGATTTTCCCCTGTGCTGTCCATTCAAACTCTGATCGTCTTTTTTCTGATCTTTGTCTTCCGAGTGCAAATCGGCGCGGCCTTTATTTCCGCCTTCTTTTTTAAATTCGTCGCCTTTCTGTTCGACTATCCGGCGCATCTTCTTGGCAAAGCTGTCTTAGAAACCGAAAGTCTTCGACCGCTCTTCACATCCATGTACAACATGCCGTTTGTTCCCATGACCCGCTTTAATAACAGCATCGTGATGGGCTCGATGATCGTGTCAATCTTGCTTCTTCCTTTCGCATTTGTTGCCTTCAAAATCCTGATCAACAAATACCGCGCGACGGTGGTTGCCCGCTTCAAGAATACAAAATTCTGGAAAGCCTTTGCCGCGACAAAATTTTATAATTGGTATCTTAAATACGACGAGCTTTACGGATAG